The genomic segment AGATTTGTTGGACCGGAAACTCGGTTTTGAATGAGTTATGCTTATAATGAGCTCTGTTGGTTTTAGTTTTCTAAAcctgttctctctctttctgtagATTACCAGAGTACCAACAAGACAGAAAGAAATCACTAAACGTGAAGAGTGAAAGTGGGAAAACAGATATATCAAGACCCGACTCGAAGTCTGGTTTGTACCCGGATGGTTCTAAACCTGGTAATGGTGGTGGTTggctttcttgttttttctgtttcccTGTGAAAAATTGAGATGatcatatttcttttgttaagtcAATTATTTAGGTCTTACCTGTCCAAAAGACGCGTGACATTAGGACAAGGTACTGATTGTATCCTATGTAACAATTTGTTACTAACAAAGTTCAGATACTATATACGTTATCTTAATATGCGaatggaaggaaaaaaagaaaatggtattCTGTAAATATTCTCTATAAATTCTCTagcttatatatttttcataaatttagtcGTACCCAAAAacagtaaaatatttataaattaacatttggTTGTGAAACCTAAATTCTCCCTATGACACTTTTGGTCGTGCGTTACATAATAATACAAATCCGATTTTATCGAAAAGGTCAATTAAGTAATCGTGGGACTCTCTCCTAACGTTATGGCTTTTATGTTCTTTGACATCTACTCATCAACATTTGGCCAATCTTCCTAATGGAATTCCAACTACTAGTCTTTATTCCTCTAAAATGCTCTCTTCTAACTTAAAGTCCACCAAACTCTGTGTAATGCCattaaacatttaattttagTGCATCCATGTCAGATATGACTTATGCTCCTTGTcctataaattttaaatcacTGACCATTCACCATCAACACATGCATAACAAAATTTAGAGAGAGAGTATTCACTTAAACCTtctgtttgaaaaagaaaaaaatgagggtttctcaatctctcatcCCTGTTGCCATAATTGCTTTAGTCATCTCCTTTGCCAATGCTTATGATCCAGTCCACTACAAGACTTCTGTGTGGCCACTGATGACTTAAATGGCGGTACAAAAAGAAACCTCTGTTTATATATTTCTGTAATTTCGTTCTTATGATTAACTTTGACGACGTtgtaatgatataaaatctttGAAACTATATTTCTACATGCAGTTTTTGTGAATGGTCGATTCTGTAAAGATCCAACGCTATCCGATGCAAAAGATTTTTTCTTCTCAGGCCTCAACATGCCCGGGAACACCAATAATCAAGTTGGCTCAAATGTGACGACAGTTAATGTTGATCAGATCCCAGGGCTAAACACCATGGGAATATCATTGGTCCGCATAGACTACGCGCCATACGGCCAAAATCCCCCACACACGCACCCTCGTGGCTCAGAAATACTTGTCCTTGTCCAAGGAACATTATACGTTGGTTTTATCGCTTCCAATCAAAACGAAAACAGGTTATTCGCCAGAGTATTGCACCCAGGtgatgtttttgtgtttcccATAGGAATGATCCATTTTCAGGTGAATATTGACAAAGTTCCAGCAGTTGCTTTTGCTGAATTGAGTAGTCAGAATGCTGGTGTCATCACAATTGCAAACGCTGTGTTCGGGTCAAACCCTCAGATTTATCCAGAGCTTCTCGCCAAGGCTTTCCAGGTTGATGCAAGTATCGTTGAAGAAATTGAAGCCAAGTTTGGGTCCACAGTACCttaatataaattgttatatagaGTGTTTATCATTGTAACACTCACTTACAAATGCAATACTAAGAAATAATCATGtcttataaagtaaaaaatgatGTTCACCTAATTTCTATTTAATAATATGGCCATTTGTTTTTCGCATATAAATCTAATCTTACGTTTTAGTATTGTCGGCATATTAAATTTCTGTGCATACCAAATTAACCTTGagaagaattaagaaaaaaagaaacatgagcGAATAATGCGAACTTGATGTTCAAAGTATCTTGTTGAAAGAAGATACAAACAAATTGAAGCAcggtttcttgttttcttgatgTTGCCGATTAGTTCaaaatagagatatttattcaCCAACTAGTTATTGCTTTCCAcgtaaatttgatattttagtaGTAACTTTACTTTTCTTATATTGATTCAGTCTTACATTTTCGTAAGAGAAAATAATCCTAATTAATTAAgtaggaaaatatatattttaaatagcTAAAACCAtcaacttattatataaacatattttcctATCCCACTAACCTATATTGTTATTACCGTTTAAGTATTTGTTCGTCACATTCCACTTATTCAGTTCATTACCTACTGCTTATTCTACTTATATAAttccaaacataatttttttttcctataacaCGCGGTGGTGTGTCATGCAAATAATCCAATTTAATTAACGATAGACTTGTTAAACATTCTAACTGCCACTTTGAAACATCCTAGTCCTAGATACAAATGACTTTGGACCACGTCAAACATAACATACGTTCTTGCCCTATAAATAGTAAGCACTCATGCTTCATATAGCAAATCATAAAAACGCAAtattagtataaaaaaaaaatgaaggtcTCTCAGTTTATTATCTCTTTTATTACGTTGGCATTGGTCATTCCCTTTTCCAATGCTTATGATCCAAGTCCACTCCAAGACTTCTGTGTGGCCGTTGGTAACCTCAACAATGGTGGtatgaataatataaaaagacGACGTTTCTTTAATTCTCTACTTACTGTTATCCTTTATTATGATTAAAATCGAAGTAATAATATATGCTTTCGAATCAATATTTCTGCTTGCAGTTTTTGTGAATGGTAAGTTTTGTAAGGACACGAAGCAAGCAAAGGCAgacgatttcttcttctcaggcCTCAACCATGCAGGAAACACTGATAATGATGTCAAATCCAACGTTACAACGGTCAACGTCGATCAAATTCCAGGGCTAAACACTATGGGAATATCCTTGGTCCGCATAGACTATGCGCCTTATGGCCAAAACCCGCCTCACACGCACCCTCGTGCCACTGAGATCCTTGTCCTTATCGAGGGAACTCTATATGTCGGGTTTGTCTCTTCCAATCAAGATAATAATCGTCTATTCGCCAAAATTTTGCACCCTGGAGACGTGTTTGTGTTCCCCATAGGCATGGTTCATTTTCAAGTGAATATTGGGAAGACCCCTGCTGTTGCCTTTGCGGGACTGAGTAGCCAGAACGCTGGTGTCATCACAATTGCAAACACAGTGTTTGGATCGAAGCCTCCCATTTATCCAGAAGTTCTGGCTCAGGCGTTTCAGTTAGATGTCAATGTCGTCAAAGACCTTGAGGCCAAGTTTCCATCCAAGAATTGAGTCTATATATTTTAAGAGTCTTTGTCACTGTAACAGTTAAATAACAATGTAATACGTATCATAAAAATGTTATgcttaacaaaataaaataaaacgatTTGGTTCacctaattttatatttaaattgtccttttcttatattgattttgtctAACATTTTCCTATTGTCAGCAATGCATAATCAAGAGGTGGATACTTGATAAAATCTTAAGAGTTGTTAGAAGGATACAAATACTCAAGGAAAATGACACTTCAATTCAAAAAGCATATTCCAAAACAAAGTATGCCTTCCATCTAATAGTTTATGTGTACGTGTATGAATGTGCCAAATAGAGTATTTTATGGagtgaaaataattttttgaagtATGAGATGAATTTATTAGAAAAGGAATGGGGCAAGAACATAAACGATTACAAAAATGATTAAGACATTGCTATGACGCCGAACGGGCCCTTGAATAAATAGCTTTGCAATTAACCGAAATGGCGATTTCGGAGATGGTGGCATTTGACACGGCTATGATGGATCTCGGAGACAAGAACACTCTGGTAGGGGATCCGCTGGATCATGAGAGCTTATGAGTGAGTAAGATGAAGGGTAGTCTGGGGAGTGGGAGTTTGTCGCTGGAGGCTGTTCTAGATTGAAATTTTGTGGATTCACAAGTAAGCCTAGATTTTCCGAGTGGGGAGGATGGTGAACCAGTGGGTTCGTTTGTCTAATCTCCCACTGAATTTTTATCACCAGCGAATTCTCATGGATATTGCTAGAGGTCTGGCGACAGCTATTCGCGTTGATCTGACTACGCTCAATTTTGATAGAGCTCGTTTTGCTCGGGTTTGCATTGAAGTAGATTTGTGAAGGCCATTGAAGGGTACGGTTCAGGTGAATGGCAAACGGTATTTCGTTTCATATGAGGGTCTGACAAACATTTGTTCCTGTTGTGGCATTTATGGGCACTTGGTGCACGTCTGTCCTCGCCGTGTGATTGTGAAAGAGACTGTTACTCTGTCTCCACGAGAGGAAGGCATTGCGACTGGGACGGTGGGTACGCCAGATGATGGTTTCACTGAGGTTCATAAAGGTGGTCCAAAAGCAGGTTTGCCACAGTAGGTGGCTGCTTTTGCGGCTGGGGGTTCGACGGGGCGATTTGGGTGCAATCTCTGGGAGATCTTACCAAAAGATATTGCGAATATTACTGTTTACAATAAATTTGGGGGTTTGGATTGAACTACGATTCTTGCAGATTCTGCGCAAGAGAATATTCAAACTGAGTCGAATAAGGAAAACATGAGGGTGGTTCCGATCTTGCAGTTTGGGAAGCATGATACGCAAGATCAGAGAAGTAAAGGAAAAATTTTGGGCCGGAATGGGCCTAATGATAACAAAGCCCATAAGAACAAGGGGGTCGTTAATGGGCCAAAGATGAAACAATGCAGATTAAGCAAGCCTGGTAAGGGTCTGATTTTTGGAAACCAGATTGAAACTTCGTCGTGAACATCGAATGAGAAACTTCTACGGGTTAAGCTGGATAACATGGGGAGGCCGGGTGGAGCCTTTGTTTTCGGTGGCGACGCAACGGCGGCAGAGGTAATTGGGGGAGGGAGAACTGAGGAGCCCTTGGCGGAGAAGTCGGTGATTCATGGTAATGGGGGGATTCGTATAGGTGGGTTGCAGGATGACTTGTTGGGTGGAGCGATGGAGTCTTCGTCTGTGTAACAGAGTTTCCCGGTGGTTCTGGTGTCTTTCTATGAATTCGATATAAACTGTTTATTTTGGAATTGCCGAGGGGCAAATAAACTTCAATTCCACCATTTGATTCGTTATTTGTTGAAGAAGTTTGATACGGACTTGCTAGCTGTGTTTGAGACTCATGCTGGTGGGGATAACGCGAGTCGCATCTGTCAGGGGCTCGGTTTCGATCATACATTTCAGGTAGACGCTAATGGGCAGAGTGGTGGCTTATGGTTGTTGTGGAGAAGGGAGATTGGTATGGTGGATATCATTGAGTCCTCTGATCAATTCATTCATGCCCGTGTAGTGAATGGTGTTGAGGTGATTCATGTTATTGCAGTATACGCAGCTCCTACAGTAAGTAGAAGGAGCGGTTTATGGGCTAAGCTTCATGATACGATGGTTTGGGTTGATGGTCCTGTGATTGTGGGAGGCGATTTCAATACTATCGTTCGAGTAGATGAGAGATCGGAAAGGAATGGGTAGTTGTCGGCTGATTCTCTTTCGTTTGGGGATTGGATTAACTCTGAGTCCTTGATAGATTTGGGCTTTCGAGGGAACAAGTTTACCTGGAGAAGAGGGAAGATAGCTCAGCATTTTGTAGCTAAACGACTGGATAGGGTTTTGTGTTGTGCACAGGCTAGACTTAAGTGGCAGGAG from the Camelina sativa cultivar DH55 chromosome 12, Cs, whole genome shotgun sequence genome contains:
- the LOC104732929 gene encoding LOW QUALITY PROTEIN: germin-like protein subfamily 1 member 18 (The sequence of the model RefSeq protein was modified relative to this genomic sequence to represent the inferred CDS: inserted 1 base in 1 codon), whose translation is MRVSQSLIPVAIIALVISFANAYDPXPLQDFCVATDDLNGVFVNGRFCKDPTLSDAKDFFFSGLNMPGNTNNQVGSNVTTVNVDQIPGLNTMGISLVRIDYAPYGQNPPHTHPRGSEILVLVQGTLYVGFIASNQNENRLFARVLHPGDVFVFPIGMIHFQVNIDKVPAVAFAELSSQNAGVITIANAVFGSNPQIYPELLAKAFQVDASIVEEIEAKFGSTVP
- the LOC104732930 gene encoding germin-like protein subfamily 1 member 13, with product MKVSQFIISFITLALVIPFSNAYDPSPLQDFCVAVGNLNNGVFVNGKFCKDTKQAKADDFFFSGLNHAGNTDNDVKSNVTTVNVDQIPGLNTMGISLVRIDYAPYGQNPPHTHPRATEILVLIEGTLYVGFVSSNQDNNRLFAKILHPGDVFVFPIGMVHFQVNIGKTPAVAFAGLSSQNAGVITIANTVFGSKPPIYPEVLAQAFQLDVNVVKDLEAKFPSKN